A single genomic interval of Colius striatus isolate bColStr4 chromosome 9, bColStr4.1.hap1, whole genome shotgun sequence harbors:
- the NME5 gene encoding nucleoside diphosphate kinase homolog 5 isoform X4 — MSTLSKLMKRKLQFSPEQCSNFYADQYGKVFFPNLTAYMSSGPLVAMVLARHCAVSYWKELLGPSNSTKARRTHPHSLRAIYGTDDLRNALHGSLSIPSAEREIRFLFPEAILEPIPTGQRARDYLSLYVKPTLLAGLTALCKEKPADPMTWLADWLIEHNPNKPKLQYQITKEEQRG, encoded by the exons ATGTCCACTTTGTCTAAATTGATG AAACGGAAGCTCCAGTTCAGCCCAGAGCAATGTAGCAACTTTTACGCAGACCAGTatggaaaagtgttttttcccAATTTAACAGCCTATATGAGTTCTGGACCTTTAGTTGCTATGGTTCTTGCGAGACATTGTGCAGTCTCCTATTGGAAGGAATTGCTTGGACCATCAAACAGCACGAAAGCTAGGAGAACTCACCCGCACAG CTTAAGAGCAATCTATGGGACTGATGATCTAAGGAATGCACTTCATGGCAGTCTCAGCATTCCCTCAGCAGAAAGAGAAATTCGATTCCTGTTTCCAGAAG CGATCTTGGAGCCAATTCCAACTGGACAAAGAGCTCGGGATTACTTGAGCCTTTACGTGAAGCCTACGCTACTGGCTGGGCTCACCGCACTATGTAAAGAGAAGCCAGCAGATCCAATG ACTTGGCTTGCTGACTGGTTGATTGAACACAATCCCAATAAACCGAAGCTACAGTATCAGATCACCAAGGAAGAGCAGCGGGGCTGA
- the NME5 gene encoding nucleoside diphosphate kinase homolog 5 isoform X3: MQISCRSRTVSCKAEMEERAGLQERKLARSQDFRQRHVALQKRAWMKCVLKKRKLQFSPEQCSNFYADQYGKVFFPNLTAYMSSGPLVAMVLARHCAVSYWKELLGPSNSTKARRTHPHSLRAIYGTDDLRNALHGSLSIPSAEREIRFLFPEAILEPIPTGQRARDYLSLYVKPTLLAGLTALCKEKPADPMTWLADWLIEHNPNKPKLQYQITKEEQRG; the protein is encoded by the exons ATGCAGATAAGCTGCAGAAGTAGAACTGTTAGCTGTAAGGCAGAAATGGAGGAGAGAGCTGGCTTGCAGGAGAGGAAGTTAGCTCGATCACAGGATTTCCGTCAGAGGCATGTTGCACTGCAAAAGCGAGCATGGATGAAGTGTGTGCTGAAG AAACGGAAGCTCCAGTTCAGCCCAGAGCAATGTAGCAACTTTTACGCAGACCAGTatggaaaagtgttttttcccAATTTAACAGCCTATATGAGTTCTGGACCTTTAGTTGCTATGGTTCTTGCGAGACATTGTGCAGTCTCCTATTGGAAGGAATTGCTTGGACCATCAAACAGCACGAAAGCTAGGAGAACTCACCCGCACAG CTTAAGAGCAATCTATGGGACTGATGATCTAAGGAATGCACTTCATGGCAGTCTCAGCATTCCCTCAGCAGAAAGAGAAATTCGATTCCTGTTTCCAGAAG CGATCTTGGAGCCAATTCCAACTGGACAAAGAGCTCGGGATTACTTGAGCCTTTACGTGAAGCCTACGCTACTGGCTGGGCTCACCGCACTATGTAAAGAGAAGCCAGCAGATCCAATG ACTTGGCTTGCTGACTGGTTGATTGAACACAATCCCAATAAACCGAAGCTACAGTATCAGATCACCAAGGAAGAGCAGCGGGGCTGA
- the NME5 gene encoding nucleoside diphosphate kinase homolog 5 isoform X1, with translation MRDKGGRWMMWKCCEHQNKGHMNPNLEVEMQMLMPEPQIYLERTLALIKPDVVDKEEEIEDLILRSGFLIIQKRKLQFSPEQCSNFYADQYGKVFFPNLTAYMSSGPLVAMVLARHCAVSYWKELLGPSNSTKARRTHPHSLRAIYGTDDLRNALHGSLSIPSAEREIRFLFPEAILEPIPTGQRARDYLSLYVKPTLLAGLTALCKEKPADPMTWLADWLIEHNPNKPKLQYQITKEEQRG, from the exons ATGAGAGATAAGGGTGGTAGATGGATGATGTGGAAGTGCTGTGAACACCAAAAT AAGGGGCATATGAATCCTAATTTAGAAGTGGAGATGCAGATGTTAATGCCCGAACCTCAGATTTATCTGGAAAGAACTCTGGCTCTCATCAAACCAGATGTCGTTgataaagaagaagaaatagagGACCTAATTCTCCGATCAGGATTTCTGATCATTCAG AAACGGAAGCTCCAGTTCAGCCCAGAGCAATGTAGCAACTTTTACGCAGACCAGTatggaaaagtgttttttcccAATTTAACAGCCTATATGAGTTCTGGACCTTTAGTTGCTATGGTTCTTGCGAGACATTGTGCAGTCTCCTATTGGAAGGAATTGCTTGGACCATCAAACAGCACGAAAGCTAGGAGAACTCACCCGCACAG CTTAAGAGCAATCTATGGGACTGATGATCTAAGGAATGCACTTCATGGCAGTCTCAGCATTCCCTCAGCAGAAAGAGAAATTCGATTCCTGTTTCCAGAAG CGATCTTGGAGCCAATTCCAACTGGACAAAGAGCTCGGGATTACTTGAGCCTTTACGTGAAGCCTACGCTACTGGCTGGGCTCACCGCACTATGTAAAGAGAAGCCAGCAGATCCAATG ACTTGGCTTGCTGACTGGTTGATTGAACACAATCCCAATAAACCGAAGCTACAGTATCAGATCACCAAGGAAGAGCAGCGGGGCTGA
- the NME5 gene encoding nucleoside diphosphate kinase homolog 5 isoform X2, with translation MNPNLEVEMQMLMPEPQIYLERTLALIKPDVVDKEEEIEDLILRSGFLIIQKRKLQFSPEQCSNFYADQYGKVFFPNLTAYMSSGPLVAMVLARHCAVSYWKELLGPSNSTKARRTHPHSLRAIYGTDDLRNALHGSLSIPSAEREIRFLFPEAILEPIPTGQRARDYLSLYVKPTLLAGLTALCKEKPADPMTWLADWLIEHNPNKPKLQYQITKEEQRG, from the exons ATGAATCCTAATTTAGAAGTGGAGATGCAGATGTTAATGCCCGAACCTCAGATTTATCTGGAAAGAACTCTGGCTCTCATCAAACCAGATGTCGTTgataaagaagaagaaatagagGACCTAATTCTCCGATCAGGATTTCTGATCATTCAG AAACGGAAGCTCCAGTTCAGCCCAGAGCAATGTAGCAACTTTTACGCAGACCAGTatggaaaagtgttttttcccAATTTAACAGCCTATATGAGTTCTGGACCTTTAGTTGCTATGGTTCTTGCGAGACATTGTGCAGTCTCCTATTGGAAGGAATTGCTTGGACCATCAAACAGCACGAAAGCTAGGAGAACTCACCCGCACAG CTTAAGAGCAATCTATGGGACTGATGATCTAAGGAATGCACTTCATGGCAGTCTCAGCATTCCCTCAGCAGAAAGAGAAATTCGATTCCTGTTTCCAGAAG CGATCTTGGAGCCAATTCCAACTGGACAAAGAGCTCGGGATTACTTGAGCCTTTACGTGAAGCCTACGCTACTGGCTGGGCTCACCGCACTATGTAAAGAGAAGCCAGCAGATCCAATG ACTTGGCTTGCTGACTGGTTGATTGAACACAATCCCAATAAACCGAAGCTACAGTATCAGATCACCAAGGAAGAGCAGCGGGGCTGA